GGGCGGTTGCCTCGCGCGAAGCCGAGCTGGACGATACCCGGCTGTTCCGCCAGTTCAATGCCCTGGCGCTGCCGGGTGATGACGGCGTACCGAGCTGGAACAACCTGCTGGCCGACCTGCGCGCCCTGATCAGCGCGGCGCGCCCGGAGGTGCTGGTGATGCCCGACCCGCTCATCGACCCGCATCCCGACCATATCTGTGCCCAGGCTGCCGTGCGCGAGGCCTTGCAGGGCCTGGACTGGCAGCCTCGCACCATCCTTTGTTATGCCAACCACCTGCACGACAACGACCGTTGGCCGATGGGCGATGCGCATACCGGTGTGAGCCTGCCGCCGGTCTTCGAGGCCGAGCCGCTGCGCGTGCCCTACAGCCTGGTGCTGCCTGCCGAGGTGCGCCGCGACAAGGCCATGGCGCTGGGCATGATGCACGACCTGCAGCCGCCCATGCCGTTCAAGCGCCGCCTGCGTCGTGCCCTGCAAAAGAGGCTGGCCGGACGGCGTTGGCCGGCCGAGGGCGAGAACGAGTTTTTCCGCAAGGCTGTACGTCGACACGAGTTGTTCTGGCGCAGCGATATCTGATTCAGCTTGAGCAGGCAGCAGTACTGCAAGGAAACCGATGAAAGTCCTATTTCTGGTCCAGAAAGAACAACGCGCCATCCTCGACCGCCTGTACGACGGTGTCGCCGCGCATTGCGATTGCGAGTTGCGCTGGCTGAGTTCCGAAGAGCAGCGCGACCTGCGTGGCTACTTCCGCCGCGAGGTGGATGTCAGCCAGTACGACCGGATCCTGTTCTTCCTGCGCTTCAAGCAGGAGGTGCGCCAGGTGGCGTTCATCCGCAGCCTGCCGAATCTGGTGATCCTCGAGCACGACGCCTACCAGAACTACATCCCGTGCAAGTACACCGGCAAGTTCAGCGCCCATTACCGGCAACTGCCGTGGGCGCGGGTGATCAGCTCGGGCTTCATGGTCACCGAGCGCCTGCGCCAGGAAGGCTTCGATGCGGTGTTCGTGCCCAAAGGCTACGACCAGACCCTGCTGCACGGCCAGGGCCGTGAGCGCGACATCGAGCTGGCGTTCGTCGGCAGCACCCGCAGCGTGGCCTACAGCGGCCGCAAGGCGTTTCTCGATGAGCTGGCCCAGGTCGAGCCCTTGCTGGTCACCCGCACCAAATCCGGCGAAGAGTACTGCGATACCCTCAACCGTATCCGCTTCTTCGTCAGTGCCGACGTGGGCATGGGCGAATACATGATCAAGAACTTCGAGGCCATGGCCTGCGGTTGCGTGCTGTTCGCCTACGACCAGGGCGCCGAGGAGAACCGCGCCCTGGGCTTCGAAGACATGCACAACATCGTGCTGTACCGCGACATCGACGAGTTGCGCGGCAAGCTGCAGCAGTTGCGTGAAGACCCGGCCAAGGCCGTGGAAATCTCGCGAAACGGGCAGACTTTGGCCGAGCAACGCTATACATTCCACGCCCTTGGCAAAGCCATCGTGGACGCCATGCAGGCGCCGCTGCGGCCACGCCCGGTGCCCGGCCTGCTGGACCGTGTCCGTGCCTGGCTCGGCGTGTAATGCCTCCGAACCTACAATAATTGGGAACCCAAGATGGTATTCAGCGAAAACAGCGATATCACGCTGGTCGTCACCAGCTGTGGCCGTTTCGACCTGTTGAAGCGCACCCTGGAAACCTTCGACCGTTTCAATACAGCGCCCATCCGTCATGTGCTGATCACCGAGGATTCCGGTGACGAGCAGGTCAGGGCCTGCATTCCCGAACACTGGCGCGCGCACACTCGGTTCATCGTCAACAACCCCAAGCTCGGCCAGATGCGCTCGGTGGATGCCGCCTACGCGCTGATCGAAACCGAATGGGTGTTCCATTGCGAAGACGACTGGGACTTCTACCGTCCCGGCTTCATCGAAGAGTCCATGACCCTGCTGGTCAACGACCCGCAGGCTTTACAGGTGTGGCTGCGCAGCTTCAACCACGACCTGATGGTGCACAGTCCCTATGTGTTCCTGCACGAGCGCGAGGTGCTGCAGGGCATCCCGTTCTACAAGCTCGGTTCGCACAAGGAAGAGTGGCAGGGGTTCTCCTTCAACCCCGGCCTGCGCCGGCTCAAGGACTACCAGCAGCATGCGCCCTACGCCGATCACGGCGGCGAAAAGAAACTTTCGCGGGTCTATGCTGACGAAAATCGCTACGCCCTGATCCTGGAAAACGACGCGGTATTGCACACCGGCTTCGGCAGTCATGTGGTGGTTCCCCAGGAGCGCCTGGATAAACAACGCCGCAAGCGCCGCGAACGGGTCAAGCTGCTCGCCACGCTGGTTGCGGGCCTGCTAATAGGTTGGTTACTCACTCATGTCGCTTGAAGCTGCCCGCGTTCCGTTCAGCAAACTCCAGCTTTACTTCGGCTCCGTGCTGTCGGCTTTTCTGCTGAGCTTCCTGCTGTACGACTCGGCCAAGTTCACCAACAACCTGTTCTACGCCTGCATGGCGCTGCCGGGGCTGTTCTTCCTGCTCAAAAGCAAGGGCGGCGGGGTGTTCAGCCAGCCGCTGGGACGTGTCTGGGCCGTTTTCATGCTGTGGTTCCTGGTGCCGGCGGTGTACGCCGGTGACTTCCAGTTCTACAAGCACATCGCCTACGTCAGTCTGTTCGTGTTCATCATTGCCGCGCTGGTGCCGGTGCGCCTGTTCAACGGCGGGCTGTTCGTGCGCGGCCTGTTCTGGGCGGTGTGCCTGTATCTCTACGCCAGCAGCCTGCACAGCTGGATGACCGGCCAGTTCGTCTTCGGCCAGCGCGTCGCGATCCTGCCGGGGCGGCTGAGCAACGTCATCTATGCCAGTGCCCTGCTGGTCTGTGCCCTGGCTCTGGCCCTGCCGCTGTGGGTTCGCCAGCGGCGCTGGATCGAAGCCTTTTGCGCGGTGCTGCTGACCCTGCTGGCCGCCGCCGTAGTGGTGCAAACCCGCACCGCGCTGGTGGGGATCGCCGTGGTGTTCGGCCTGTGGGCGCTGTGGATTCTCTACCGTTATCCACGCCGTGGCAGTCTGGCGCTGGCAGGCTCAGTGCTGGTGGTCGTCACCGTCGTCTGGCTGTGCTGGGAAGACCAGTGGGTGCGCCTGCTGTTCGTGCGCGGCGACTCGTTCCGCATCGAGCTGTTCGAGATCATGACCGACGAGTGGCGGCATTGCGGCTGGCTGCTGGGCTGTGGCGTGGACTTCCAGACCACCCGGACGCTGACCGGTGGCATTCCGATCCAGCACCCGCACAACGTCTTCGTGGCCATGGGCCTGTACTTCGGGGCGGTGTCGCTGGTGCTGTTCGTCGCGGTGATGGGCCTGACCCTCTGGCAGGCCTGGCGCCAGCGCGACCCGTGGGGCTGCTACCTGCTGTGCGCGCTGGTGATGCTCAACTTCGATGGCAGCAAGCTGATCGGCAACCCCGACGAGTTGTGGCTGCTGATCCTGCTGCCGGCGGCGATGATCCTGGCGCGCAAGGTACAGAAGAATGCTGGCATCGCGCCTGGCCGCGAAGCGCTGCCCGGCTGAGGGCGATACTGATCAGGCAATGGCCTGTTGCAGCTCCGCTTCGCTGCACAGGTCCTGGGCCTGCAGGTAGGCCTGGACGAACACCGGGTTGCCGTCGCCCAGCAGCCACTGGCGGTCTTGCGAATAACGCAGCATGTGCTTGAAGTTGCGCAGGCGCAGCGACTTGCGCAGCGGCTGGCGGAAGGTCTTCATGTCGGCGATGTCGATCAGCCCCAGCTCGCCCTCGGGCGTGAGCACCACGTTGCCCAGGTGCGCCGAGCGAAAATAGATGCCTTTGCCATGCAGTTCGGCGATGAAACGCCCGAGGCTGCCGCGCAGCTCGTCGTCACTGGCGGCGCTGTCCAGCAGCTGGCGCAGCGTACGACCGGGCAGCGGGTCGTAGTGCACCGCGTCACGCTGGATCGCCGCCACGCGGAACACGCTGCGCACCTGCGGGCAGGGGATGGCGCGCTGGGCGAGGGTCTGGCAGTTGTCAGCGAAGCGGGTGGCGTAGGGGTACCAGGCAGCGGAGCTGATCAGGCGTTTGCGGCGGAACAGCTTGAGCATCGAGCCGTCGGCCAGGCGCAGCACCTTGTCGCCCGTGCCATCGGCCTCCAGGACTTCGGCGTCCTGGACCAGGTCAAGGTAGCGGGCATGGTCAAGCGCTTGCATCGATACTCCGGGTTCTGCGCCCGATAAAGGGCTGAAAGCCGGGTATGTTAACCCAGGCTGGCGGAAAACGGCTGCCTTGCGCGGCACGGCGTCGCGAACAGGCTCTGCCAGGGCGCTTCGCTGCACGGCCTCGCCCAGCCTTTTTTGTGGGCAACCACCAGCTGTCGTTCAGCCGGGCGCAATCAGTCGGTAAAAAGCCTTGTGATACAATCCGGCCTCTTTTTGACTCGACGGATTCCCATGTCAGCCAATGAATCGTCCGCGCCGTCCAGCGTGAAGATCTACCTGCGCCTGTTGTCCTACGTGCGTCCGTATGTGGGCATTTTTTTGCTCAGCATCGTCGGTTTCGTGATCTTCGCCTCTACCCAGCCCATGCTGGCCGGCATTCTCAAGTATTTCGTCGACGGCCTGACCAACCCTGAAGCCGTGCTGTTCCCCAATGTGCCCTGGCTCAAGGACCTGCAGCTGTTGCAGGCCGTGCCGTTGCTGATCGTATTGATCGCCGCGTGGCAGGGCCTGGGTTCGTTCCTGGGCAACTATTTTCTGGCCAAGGTCTCGTTGGGGCTGGTGCACGACCTGCGCGTCGAGCTGTTCAACAAGCTGATGGTGCTGCCCAACCGCTACTTCGATACGCACAACTCCGGGCACCTGATCTCGCGCATCACCTTCAACGTGACCATGGTCACCGGCGCCGCCACCGATGCCATCAAGGTGGTGATCCGCGAAGGCCTGACCGTGGTGTTCCTGTTCATCTACCTGCTGTGGATGAACTGGAAGCTGACCCTGGTGATGCTCGCCATCCTGCCGCTGATCGCGGTGATGGTCGGCAGTGCCAGCAAGAAATTCCGCAAGCAGAGCAAGAAGATCCAGGTGGCGATGGGCGATGTCACCCACGTGGCTTCGGAAACCATCCAGGGTTACCGGGTGGTGCGCAGCTTCGGCGGCGAAAAGTACGAGATGGAGCGCTTCGCCAAGGCCAGCGACAGCAACACCGAGAAACAGCTGCGCATGACCAAGACCGGCGCGGTCTACACCCCCATGCTGCAACTGGTGATCTATACCGCCATGGCGGTACTGATGTTCCTGGTGCTTTTCCTGCGTGGCGAGGCCACCGCCGGTGACCTGGTGGCCTACATCACCGCCGCCGGTCTGCTGCCCAAGCCGATCCGCCAGCTGTCCGAAGTCAGCTCGACCATCCAGAAAGGCGTGGCCGGTGCGGAAAGCATCTTCGAACAGCTCGACGTGACTCCGGAAGTCGATACCGGGACCTACACGATCGAGCGTGTACAAGGTCGCCTGGAGGTACAGAACCTCAGCTTCACCTACCCGGAAACCGACCGCCTGGTGCTCGACGACATCAGCTTTACCGCCGAGCCCGGCCAGATGGTCGCCCTGGTTGGCCGTTCCGGCAGCGGCAAGTCGACCCTGGCCAACCTGATTCCGCGCTTCTATGCCCACGAAACCGGGCAGATTCTCCTCGATGGCGTGGACATCAACGACTATCGCCTGACCAACCTGCGCCGCCACATCGCCCAGGTGAACCAGAACGTCACCCTGTTCAACGACAGCGTGGCCAACAACATCGCCTATGGCGACCTGGCCGGCGCCCCGCGCGCCGACATCGAGGCCGCTGCCGCCGCCGCCTATGCCAAGGAGTTCATCGACCGCCTGCCGGCCGGTTTCGATACCGAGGTGGGTGAGAACGGCGTGCTGCTGTCCGGTGGCCAGCGCCAGCGCCTGGCGATTGCCCGGGCACTGCTGAAGAACGCGCCGCTGCTGATCCTCGATGAAGCCACCTCGGCGCTGGACACCGAGTCGGAGCGGCACATCCAGGCGGCGCTGGACCAAGTGATGAAGGGCCGCACCACCCTGGTGATCGCCCACCGCCTGTCGACCATCGAGAAAGCCGACCTGATCCTGGTCATGGACGGCGGCCGCATCGTCGAGCGCGGTACCCATACCCAGTTGCTGGCGCAGAACGGCTACTACGCACGCCTGCACGCCATGGGCCTGGACGAGCCGGCGCCGGTCGGCGCGGTCTGATCGCCACTGGCTTCAGCCACGCCGTGGCCGCCTGGTCGCCAAGACCGGCTCAGGGTCGTTGATCTTTTCGCGGCCCATACCACGAAAGCCCTCGGTGGCGGGCGCAGCAGCGGTCTCAAAGCTGCTCACTCAGGTTCTTCCAGAGGGCTTCGAGCTCATCCGGCGAGCCGCTCGTGCTCGTCGCTCCTGCCGCCAGAAGCTGCTCCACCAGAGCCGTCGAAGCGCCAGCGTGGCCTTCGGCGCGGTGGGTCTTGTAGTTGAAGTCCAGGTCGATCCAGTGCTGCAGGCGCGGCGCATAGTCAGCCGGGTACTGAGCCTGTTCGACAGCTGGCAGGCCCTTGTAGTGGTCGAGCACCTCGCCAAAGAACTTGGTCAGCTTGCCAGTGCTGTTGTATTCGTTCATGGCCTTGGCGACGGCGATGCGTCGCCAGGCATACTCGCGCTCACTGTCGACTTTAAGCGCGGCGCGCCGTTCGTTGACGGTGAAGGCGCCGCTGTCGTCGTAGATGATCAGGGTCAGCTGATCGTCGGGCAGCGACTGAAAGGGGTTGCTGGCACCGGCATTGCCGCTGACCGCTTCGCTGGCCTGGCGGGCCAGGGCCAGGCGCTCGGGGTCGTCGGATTCCGGCTTCTCGTTGGCGTAGTTGGCCTTGTTGATTTCCCAGGATGCGCCGCCGATCTGCGCCAGGCGGCTGCTGGCCCAGGCGCCGAGGCTCTGGCGGTCCATGCTTGCATACCGCGCATCGGCGCGCTGGGCGGCCTCGGCCAGTTGCCTGCCCAGCGCCGTGAGGCTGCTGGTTGCGGTTGACGAGACGCGATTGCCGGCGCCGGTCTGGTTGCCTGCAGTGCTGATCGCTGAGGTGGCAGTAGCCTGGGAGCGCAGCTGAAGGGTGACCGAGTGGATGCCGATCATGATTTCTCCTTGAAGTCTGGTGGGTCCTTTGCCTTTTTAACGGCCGCAGTCATCAATTGTTGAGGGTCTTCGGCGCAGCCATCGCGTGGCCGCCAGGGTCATCCATCCGTGCCGACGGCATACGTCGGCTAACCAGCCTTGGCGGGTCAGCCCCCTGTGCTAAGATTCGCCCCCTGTTCCGTTCTGCCAAGAGTCGCTCCTATGAAGTTATCCATGCCGCGTTTCGATCAAGCGCCTGTCCTGGTGGTGGGCGATGTCATGCTCGACCGTTACTGGCATGGTGGCACCTCGCGCATCTCTCCCGAGGCGCCTGTGCCAGTGGTCAAGGTCGACCAGATCGAGGACCGTCCCGGCGGTGCAGCCAACGTGGCACTGAACATCGCCGCGCTGGGCGCCCCGGCGTCGCTGGTCGGGGTCACCGGCGAGGACGAAGCCGCCGACAGCCTGGCCAACAGCCTCAAGGCGGCTGGCGTGCAGGCGCGTTTCCAGCGCATTGCGCACCAGCCGACCATCGTCAAGCTGCGGGTCATGAGCCGCCACCAGCAGCTGCTGCGCATCGATTTCGAAGAACCCTTCGCCACCGATGCCCTGGCCCTGAGTGTCGAGGTCGACAACCTGCTCGATGGTGTCAAGGTGCTGGTGCTGTCCGACTACGGCAAGGGCGCGCTGAAGAACCATCAGGTGCTGATCAAGGCCGCCCGTGAGCGCGGTATCGCCGTGCTGGCCGACCCCAAGGGCAAGGACTTTTCCATCTACCGTGGTGCCAGCGTGATCACGCCTAACCTCAGCGAGTTCGAAGCCATCGTCGGCCATTGCCGCGACGAGAACGAGCTGGTGGCCAAGGGCGGGCAACTGATGCGCGAGCTGGACCTGGGCGCGTTGCTGGTGACCCGTGGCGAACACGGCATGACCCTGCTGCGTGCCGAGCACCCGGCGCTGCATCTGCCGGCCCGTGCCCGTGAGGTGTTCGACGTGACCGGCGCCGGCGATACGGTGATTTCCACCCTGGCCGCCGCCCTGGCCGCCGGTGAAGAGCTGCCGCATGCGGTCGGGCTGGCCAACCTGGCCGCCAGCATCGTGGTCGGCAAGCTGGGTACCGCCGCCATCAGCGCGCCCGAGCTGCGCCGCGCCATCCAGCGTGAAGAGGGCACCGAGCGTGGCGTACTGGGGCTGGAGCAACTGCTGCTGGCGGTCGAGGATGCCCGCGCGCACAACGAGAAGATCGTCTTTACCAACGGCTGCTTCGACATCCTCCATGCGGGTCACGTGACCTATCTGGAGCAGGCCCGCGCCCAAGGTGATCGACTGATCGTGGCGATCAACGACGACGCCTCGGTGAGCCGCCTGAAAGGCCCCGGTCGGCCGATCAACAGCGTCGACCGGCGCATGGCCGTGCTGGCCGGCCTGGGCGCGGTGGACTGGGTGATCAGCTTCCCCGAGGGCACGCCAGAGAACCTGCTCAGCCACATCAAGCCCGACGTGCTGGTCAAGGGCGGCGACTACAGTGTCGACCAGGTGGTGGGTGCCGATATCGTCCGCGCCAACGGCGGTGAGGTGAAAGTGCTGGGCCTGGTGGAAAACAGCTCGACCACGGCGATCGTCGAGAAGATCCGCCAACAGTGATCAGCGTCTGTCGGCGCCGGGCTGCGGACTTTCCGTAGCCCGGCGCCGGGTCATTTCTGCAACCGTGAACGCGCGCGCTGCACCAGCTCGCGGGCCTTGCCGGTGAGGCGGGTCAGGCCGCTCTTCTTTGGCGGCGGGGTCATGCCTTGCTGGCGCAGCCAGTCCTTCCAGCGAATCCGCTCCTCGCTCACCACCCAGCCGTTCTGCCGGGCGAAGCTTTCTGCCAGGTACAACCCGCGGGTGTTGACCGCACACAGCTGGTCGCGACGCAGGGTGTACAGCTCTGGCAGTGGCTCACCGTTCTCCAGCGGCATCAGGTACAGGTCGGGCTTGCTGCGGTTCAGGCGCGCGACCAGGTGCTGATCTTCCAGGCTTTCATCGACATGGAACAGGCTCACCGGCCGCGCTTCACGGGGGATCTCCAGGCGCAGGTCGTAGATCAGCTGCAGCGAGGCCGTGGGCAGGTGCACATAGGCGCGGGGGCGTTCCAGCAGGGCCAGGTTGCCACAGCGCACCGGACGCGCCGCACCGGACAGCGGGCTGAGCAGGAACGGCATGGCTTCGCGGTAATGCAGCGCGGCGGCGTAGGGCGCCGGCAGCCAGGTGTCCTGGTAACGACCGCTGAGCCAGCCCTGCGGCGTTTCGATCAGGCATTCCTCGGCGACTTCCTGAATCGCCGTATGCAGCGGCAGGTTCAGCTCGTGGGCCGGCACGTAGCCGGAAATCAGCTTGAGCACCACGTCGCCGCGGTCCTTGCGCTTCTGGCGTACCAGCACCCAGTAGTCGCGGTTCTGCCAGCTGAGGGTCAGGCGCACCGAGACGCCCAGGTTGGCCAGTTCCAGGGCGAAGCGTTCGGTGTCCGGCACCTCGACCTTGCGGCGCCGCTGCAGGGTCTGGGTGAAGTTGAGCGGCATGCCGATGCTTTCATAGCTCAAGCCCTCGGGGGTCGCTTCTACATAAAGCGACAGGGTCTTGAAGTTGGAGGGGTTCTTCCTGATCAGGGTTCGCGGCATATCGGCTCCTTCTCGCGTTGGGGTCGGCCGCCTGCAATCAGCGGCGAATGGCCGCTGCGGCGCTGGCCACGTTGTGCGCCAGATGCACCGGGTTGATGGTCCCGACGATGGCACTGGCGACTCCGGGGTGCCCAAACAATAGTTCAAAACTGGCGCGCACCGGGTCTACGCCGGGCTCCAGACAGATATGACCGCTGGCCAGGGCCTTTTTCACCAGAATCGCCTTGCCCAGTGCCGCCGCCTCGTCCAGCACCGGTTTTTCGCCCTGCTCGTTGAGGTTGTAGGTGACCATCGCGCAGTCACCTTCACGCAGCGCCAGCAGACCGCCTTCGACGGTCTTGCCGGAAAAGCCATAGCTGCGGATCTTGCCCTCGCGCTTGAGCGCGGCGAGGGTCGGGTAGACCTCGCTGTCGTTGAGGATCGCCAGGTCGTTGCCGTCGGAATGCACCAGCACCATGTCGATGAAGTCGGTGTGCAGGCGCTTCAGGCTGCGCTCCACCGACATCCGCGTATGGGCGGCGCTGAAGTCGTGATGCGACAGGCCGTTGTCGAACTCTTCGCCGACCTTGCTGACGATCACCCAGTCATGGCGCTGGCCGCGCAATAGTGGGCCGAGGCGCTCTTCGCTGATGCCGTAGGCCGGGGCGGTGTCGAGCAGGTTGATGCCCAGCTCGCGGGCCTGGCGCAGCAGGGCGGCGGCCTGCTGGTCATCGGGAATGCTGAAGCCGCTGGGGTACTTGACCCCTTGGTCGCGGCCCAGCTTGACGGTCCCCAGGCCCAGCGGCGAGACGCTCAGGCCGGTTGTGCCCAGCGGGCGGTGCAGCTCGTGCAGGGTTGGCAGGCTCATGGCAGCAGTTGGTCCCAGACAGGTGTGGCCACGGGGGGCTTGGGCAGGTCGGCGGGCAGTGCAGCGTGGGTCGGCAGTACGCCGTCCCTGGCCAGCGCGGCGATGACCCGGTCGGCGAAATCCGGCGCCAGGGCCAGCTTGGTCGGCCAGCCGACCAGCAGCGGGCCCTGCACATCGAGGAAGGCGTTGTCCGGGCGCACCAGGCCGGATTGCTCGGGCTCGGCACGGTCGACCCGCAGGGTTGCCCATTGCGCCTGCTCCAGGTCGACCCAGGGCAGCAGGTTGTGCAGTTCCTGGCGTGCGGCGGCGATCTGCGCCGCCGGTTCGCGGGCCACACCGTCGGCCTCGGCGATGTCGCCACCCAGGTACCAGACGTTCTGGCCGTCGGCGGCCGGGTGGGTGGTGACGGTGATGCGCGGCTTGGGGCCACCGCCCAGGCAGTGGGCGAACAGCGGCTTCAGGCTCGGCCCCTTGACCAGCACCATGTGCAGCGGGCGGCGCTGCATCTTCGGTTGGGCGATACCGAGGGCCTGCAGCAGGTCGGCGGTGCCGGCACCGGCGCTGACCACTACGCGCTGGGCGCGAATTTCCCGCTCATCGACGCGCAGGCCGGCCAACTGGCCATTCTCCAGCAGCGGCTCGATGCGCTGGCCGGCCAGCAGGCTGTCACCGGCCAGTTGCGCCAGGCGCTGGATGAGGCTCGGTACGTCGACCACCAGCTCGGCCAGGCGGTAGACCTTGCCTTTGAATTTGGGGTGTTGCAGGGCAGGGGGCAGGTCATTGCCCTTGACCTGGTCGACGCGGCCGCGCACCGCCTTGCTGGCGAAGAAGCTGGTGAGGTTGCCGGCCAGGGTGCCCGGCGACCACAGGTAATGGGCCTCGGACAGCAGGCGCACGCCGGCCAGATCGATTTCGCCCTGGCCGGCCAGCGCGTCGCGCCAGCGCCGCGGCATGTCGGCAATGGCCTCCGAAGCGCCGGTCAGCGCCCCGTGCAGAGCGTATTTGGCACCGCCATGAATGATGCCCTGGGACTTGAGGCTCTGCCCGCCGCCCAGGTTGGCGTTTTCCACCAGCACCGTGGAAAAACCCTCGCGACGCAGGCGGGCGTTGAGCCAGAGACCGGCGACACCGCCGCCCACGATCAGGACGTCGGTGGAGATAACAGATGGCATGGGCACCTCATGGCGTAAACGATGCCGGCCATTATAGGGGTAATGAGCGCGGCTGAACCGCCCATCAGTGCCCGGCGGTTTTCGAGAACAGCTGGATCACCACCACACCCAGGACAATCAGGCCCATGCCCAGCATGGCGGGCAGGTCGAGTTTCTGGCCGTAGATGAACAGCGCCGCGATGCTCACCAGGACGATGCCCATCCCCGACCAGATGGCGTAGGTCACGCCCACCGGGATGCTGCGCACGACGATGATCAGCATCCAGAAGGCGATGGCATAGCCGACGATGACCAGCAGCAAGGGCAGCGGCGTGCTCAAGCCCTTGACCGCTTTCATGGAGGTGGTGGCGATGACTTCGGCGCAGATGGCGATGGCCAGCAGGTAATAGGCATTCATGGTCGTACTCCGGTTGCGATGGGGCGATTCTAAGCCCGCCATGCATGGGGTAAAGTCATTACCCATCTGTTTTGGAGATAGGTTGATGGCCGGAGTCTGGAATCTGGAACACATGCGCCTGTTCGCCCGGGTGGCCGAGCGCCGTTCGTTTTCTGCCGTGGCGCGGGAGCAGGGCAAGGCGCAGTCGGCGATCAGCAATGCCATCGCGCTGCTGGAGGCCGACCTGGGTATCACCTTGTTCGAGCGCAGCAGTGGTCGCCAGCCACGCCTGACTTCCCAGGGCGAGGCGCTGCTGGAGGATGTGCGCGAGCTGTTGCGTCACTGCGAGCGCCTCGATGGCCGCGCCACGGCACTGATGCGCGGCCAGGAAGCCTTGCTGCGCATTGCCCAGGACGAGGCGATGCCCTACCAGCCGGTGATCGACAGCCTTGAGGAACTGGCGGCGCAGTTTCCCTACCTGCAGGTTCAGCTGGCCAACAGTGCCCAGGGCGATGTAGCGCGCAAGCTGGTGGAGCGTCGCGTCGACATCGGCCTGTTCTTCAATCATGAGCGGGTGCCCGACTGCCTGGAGCGCCGCTCGCTGGGTTCGGTGGAAATGGTCACGGTCTGCGCTGCCGGTCATCCGCTGGCCAGGGAGCGCCGGGTAAGCCGCGAGCATCTGGCG
The Pseudomonas sp. DTU_2021_1001937_2_SI_NGA_ILE_001 DNA segment above includes these coding regions:
- a CDS encoding aldo/keto reductase — translated: MSLPTLHELHRPLGTTGLSVSPLGLGTVKLGRDQGVKYPSGFSIPDDQQAAALLRQARELGINLLDTAPAYGISEERLGPLLRGQRHDWVIVSKVGEEFDNGLSHHDFSAAHTRMSVERSLKRLHTDFIDMVLVHSDGNDLAILNDSEVYPTLAALKREGKIRSYGFSGKTVEGGLLALREGDCAMVTYNLNEQGEKPVLDEAAALGKAILVKKALASGHICLEPGVDPVRASFELLFGHPGVASAIVGTINPVHLAHNVASAAAAIRR
- a CDS encoding NAD(P)/FAD-dependent oxidoreductase; this encodes MPSVISTDVLIVGGGVAGLWLNARLRREGFSTVLVENANLGGGQSLKSQGIIHGGAKYALHGALTGASEAIADMPRRWRDALAGQGEIDLAGVRLLSEAHYLWSPGTLAGNLTSFFASKAVRGRVDQVKGNDLPPALQHPKFKGKVYRLAELVVDVPSLIQRLAQLAGDSLLAGQRIEPLLENGQLAGLRVDEREIRAQRVVVSAGAGTADLLQALGIAQPKMQRRPLHMVLVKGPSLKPLFAHCLGGGPKPRITVTTHPAADGQNVWYLGGDIAEADGVAREPAAQIAAARQELHNLLPWVDLEQAQWATLRVDRAEPEQSGLVRPDNAFLDVQGPLLVGWPTKLALAPDFADRVIAALARDGVLPTHAALPADLPKPPVATPVWDQLLP
- a CDS encoding DMT family transporter codes for the protein MNAYYLLAIAICAEVIATTSMKAVKGLSTPLPLLLVIVGYAIAFWMLIIVVRSIPVGVTYAIWSGMGIVLVSIAALFIYGQKLDLPAMLGMGLIVLGVVVIQLFSKTAGH
- a CDS encoding LysR family transcriptional regulator gives rise to the protein MAGVWNLEHMRLFARVAERRSFSAVAREQGKAQSAISNAIALLEADLGITLFERSSGRQPRLTSQGEALLEDVRELLRHCERLDGRATALMRGQEALLRIAQDEAMPYQPVIDSLEELAAQFPYLQVQLANSAQGDVARKLVERRVDIGLFFNHERVPDCLERRSLGSVEMVTVCAAGHPLARERRVSREHLARHRQLLITAQESDYPGGEALSSQVWRADSFYAMAEWLMRGLGWAWLPRHVVQYPTYQAHMVELPSEWRPPALVVELAWRRDEPLGPAAQWLAERFAVHLRAIG